A single genomic interval of Candidatus Latescibacterota bacterium harbors:
- a CDS encoding HDIG domain-containing protein, with the protein MLSRDEAYLLVKKHISKKNLIKHVFAVEIIMIEMAARFDQDVDCWGLAGLLHDLDYEDTENDPERHGHITMELISDLDLSDEIRHAILAHADQVERISMMDKAIYCADPVTGLIVASVLMHPTKSLAGTDAGFVGKRFKEKRFAAGANREAIASCSELGLDLHEFLEISLDAMRTISDELGL; encoded by the coding sequence ATGCTATCGAGAGACGAAGCTTATTTACTTGTAAAGAAACATATATCAAAGAAAAATCTTATTAAACATGTTTTTGCTGTAGAGATAATCATGATAGAAATGGCCGCCAGATTCGATCAGGACGTGGATTGCTGGGGCCTTGCAGGATTGCTTCATGATCTCGATTATGAAGATACTGAAAATGATCCGGAAAGGCACGGGCATATCACAATGGAGCTGATTTCCGACCTCGACCTTTCCGATGAGATACGCCACGCCATACTTGCGCATGCCGATCAGGTCGAACGTATCTCCATGATGGATAAGGCGATATATTGTGCTGATCCGGTGACTGGCTTGATTGTTGCTTCAGTGCTAATGCACCCCACAAAGAGCCTGGCCGGAACGGACGCAGGATTTGTGGGGAAACGTTTCAAGGAAAAGAGGTTTGCCGCAGGAGCAAACCGGGAAGCTATTGCAAGTTGTAGTGAGCTTGGCCTTGATCTGCACGAGTTTCTCGAGATCTCCCTGGATGCGATGAGGACGATCTCTGATGAACTGGGACTCTGA
- a CDS encoding zinc-ribbon domain-containing protein translates to MIVTCGGCQTKYMLGDEKVPENGIRVRCPKCRFIWKLSPAASEPVFEVSTNQFASSEPVAESVSGSWNQASQPARASAAVAEPSIDGMEQEIEIASAAQNQVESPAEISETPQQKKLRDRTKRLARVFVSDILVYNKNERDKALADGTLMTVMGPEIKKAWEAYKQKVGTEIRESNDYFREALNEILADGQELF, encoded by the coding sequence ATGATCGTCACCTGTGGCGGATGTCAGACAAAATACATGCTGGGAGACGAGAAGGTACCCGAAAATGGAATCAGGGTCAGATGTCCGAAATGTCGATTCATCTGGAAGTTGAGTCCTGCAGCCAGCGAACCCGTTTTCGAAGTAAGTACTAATCAGTTCGCCTCCAGCGAGCCTGTAGCCGAAAGCGTTTCGGGTAGCTGGAATCAGGCTTCACAGCCCGCCAGGGCCTCGGCCGCTGTGGCGGAACCATCCATCGACGGGATGGAGCAGGAGATAGAGATCGCTTCGGCCGCTCAGAATCAGGTTGAATCTCCCGCAGAAATAAGTGAGACTCCTCAGCAGAAGAAATTGAGAGACAGGACCAAAAGGCTCGCGAGGGTCTTTGTAAGTGATATTCTTGTCTACAATAAGAATGAAAGAGATAAAGCGCTCGCCGATGGTACGCTCATGACCGTGATGGGACCGGAGATCAAGAAAGCATGGGAAGCGTACAAGCAAAAGGTCGGCACGGAAATCCGTGAATCAAATGATTATTTCCGAGAAGCACTGAACGAGATACTAGCCGATGGACAGGAGTTGTTCTGA
- a CDS encoding ATP-binding protein, whose protein sequence is MKTTPLYVLNLAPVIWNEFFSDSVLTEELDVKIYKTFPRFLKSLQVESVESPRVLLFLPKGKLDPAKTRQLRLTQIDSPMYIITSECNEKDYLSFLSMGMNGIITSPFSKTDVQGVLGDNHKMCVPFPRNNELIKEGQVRLDFLVPSKLSRILGVNRLVSFLAAEFGFPPEDWRVNLPMVMDEALSNAIEHGNKGNESLKVHVRIYISSRRIVINIEDQGEGFIPENVDDPTDQENIYKGSGRGIFLMKELMDSVSFKNGGRLLEIEKINPMAD, encoded by the coding sequence GTGAAAACAACACCTCTATATGTTCTGAATCTGGCGCCGGTCATATGGAACGAATTCTTCAGTGATTCCGTTCTGACCGAGGAGCTGGATGTCAAGATTTACAAGACGTTCCCAAGGTTTCTGAAGAGCCTGCAGGTGGAATCTGTCGAATCTCCAAGAGTACTTCTGTTTTTGCCGAAAGGTAAACTGGATCCAGCGAAGACCAGACAGTTGAGACTCACCCAGATCGATTCTCCGATGTATATCATCACATCTGAATGCAACGAAAAGGACTACCTGTCTTTCCTCTCGATGGGGATGAACGGGATCATTACTTCTCCTTTCAGCAAAACAGACGTTCAGGGAGTTCTGGGCGACAACCATAAAATGTGTGTACCCTTTCCCAGAAACAATGAGTTGATCAAGGAAGGTCAGGTCAGGCTCGATTTTCTCGTGCCGAGCAAGCTTTCACGAATACTTGGTGTGAACAGGCTTGTTTCTTTTCTGGCTGCTGAATTCGGGTTTCCTCCGGAGGACTGGCGTGTAAATCTTCCAATGGTAATGGATGAGGCGCTCAGTAACGCTATTGAGCACGGTAATAAGGGAAATGAATCGCTCAAGGTGCACGTCAGGATCTATATCAGCTCCAGGAGGATCGTGATCAATATCGAGGATCAAGGGGAAGGTTTTATTCCTGAGAATGTCGATGATCCGACCGACCAGGAGAACATCTACAAGGGATCGGGCAGAGGAATATTTTTAATGAAAGAACTCATGGACAGCGTTTCGTTCAAGAATGGTGGCAGGCTCCTTGAGATCGAGAAGATCAACCCCATGGCCGATTGA